The proteins below are encoded in one region of Corynebacterium felinum:
- the ccsB gene encoding c-type cytochrome biogenesis protein CcsB produces MNVNHTLASFSDTAFFSAFVIYALALALSIVFYIKRQAVIDLEREKEHLSAQQLVAAGSGAAVDAAPEGEHADAAELDRRIAAKEESATKFAGMTQTVVWLGIIVHISSVILRGVSAGRFPFGNLYEYITEITMFTMIVAAFYLQKKEMRVIWPWVLSPVLALLFLAGTKLYADTAPVVPALQSFWRPIHVGSVSLGGSIGMISGVVSLLYVLRMWQPVGKEKGFFGAVAKPLPSAKVLDAIAYRTAIVTVPLFGLGIVLGAIWAEAAWGRFWGWDPKETVSFITWILYAAYLHARATAGWRDSKAAWINILALAAMVFNLFFINLVVSGLHSYAGLN; encoded by the coding sequence ATGAATGTAAACCACACGCTTGCGTCCTTTTCGGACACGGCGTTCTTTTCAGCTTTTGTGATCTACGCATTGGCGTTGGCGCTTTCGATCGTTTTCTACATCAAGCGCCAGGCAGTTATTGACCTCGAACGCGAAAAAGAGCATCTGTCAGCCCAGCAGCTTGTTGCTGCGGGTTCTGGTGCTGCGGTGGACGCCGCACCTGAGGGTGAGCATGCTGATGCAGCTGAGTTGGATCGTCGCATTGCTGCAAAGGAAGAATCCGCCACCAAGTTTGCTGGCATGACCCAAACCGTGGTGTGGTTGGGCATTATTGTGCATATTTCTTCGGTGATTTTGCGCGGTGTTTCCGCAGGCCGATTCCCCTTTGGCAATTTGTATGAGTACATCACCGAAATCACCATGTTCACCATGATCGTCGCAGCTTTCTACCTGCAGAAGAAAGAAATGCGCGTGATTTGGCCGTGGGTGCTTTCCCCAGTGTTAGCGCTGCTGTTTTTGGCGGGTACGAAGCTATATGCCGATACCGCACCCGTGGTTCCGGCGCTGCAGTCTTTCTGGCGCCCCATTCACGTTGGTTCTGTTTCTTTGGGTGGTTCCATCGGCATGATTTCCGGCGTGGTGTCGTTGCTCTATGTGCTGCGTATGTGGCAGCCGGTGGGCAAGGAAAAGGGATTCTTTGGTGCGGTGGCCAAGCCTTTGCCTTCGGCTAAGGTGCTGGATGCCATTGCGTATCGCACTGCGATTGTTACTGTCCCTTTGTTCGGTCTTGGCATCGTGCTGGGTGCGATTTGGGCGGAAGCTGCGTGGGGTCGTTTCTGGGGTTGGGATCCGAAGGAAACGGTATCGTTTATCACCTGGATCTTGTATGCGGCGTACCTGCACGCCCGCGCTACTGCTGGTTGGCGTGATTCGAAGGCTGCGTGGATTAACATTTTGGCGCTTGCCGCGATGGTCTTCAACCTGTTCTTTATCAACCTCGTGGTTTCGGGTCTGCACTCCTATGCCGGACTGAACTAA